In Intestinibacillus sp. Marseille-P6563, a single genomic region encodes these proteins:
- the prmA gene encoding 50S ribosomal protein L11 methyltransferase, whose product MDWTEVTIFTTTEGIWPVTNLLDDLGIEGYALEDAADFEEFLHDTEIYWDYVDENLKKELSSQETKIKIYLSDDAEGKDKLRELNAGLSVLKEGDHENTLGRLTTETSLTRQEDWEWGWKQYFKPFPVGERFLIKPSWETVDDPMGRTILEIDPASSFGTGTHDTTQLCMTMLEKTVKGGEKLLDMGTGSGILAIAAAMLGAHADTAVDIDEHCLTCATENAERNGVTIGRTLHGDALRDPALAEDIGDGYQIIVANIVADVIIGMASLFWDKLNAGGTLICSGILNERADEVQDALQKTGFAIQERRASDDWTAFTAQKPV is encoded by the coding sequence ATGGACTGGACCGAAGTGACCATCTTCACGACCACCGAAGGCATCTGGCCGGTGACCAACCTGCTCGATGACCTGGGGATCGAGGGCTATGCTCTGGAAGATGCGGCAGATTTTGAAGAATTTTTACACGACACCGAGATCTATTGGGACTATGTGGACGAAAACCTCAAAAAGGAACTGTCCAGTCAGGAAACCAAGATCAAGATTTATTTGTCGGACGACGCCGAAGGAAAAGACAAATTGCGGGAACTAAATGCGGGTTTGTCCGTCTTAAAAGAAGGAGACCATGAAAATACGCTGGGCCGTTTGACGACCGAAACCAGCCTGACCCGCCAAGAGGACTGGGAGTGGGGCTGGAAACAGTATTTCAAACCCTTCCCGGTGGGCGAACGGTTCCTCATCAAACCGTCCTGGGAGACCGTGGACGACCCCATGGGCCGCACGATTCTGGAAATTGACCCGGCGTCGAGCTTCGGCACCGGCACGCATGACACCACCCAGCTTTGTATGACCATGCTGGAGAAAACGGTCAAAGGCGGCGAAAAGCTGCTTGATATGGGCACCGGTTCGGGCATTTTGGCCATTGCAGCTGCTATGCTCGGCGCGCATGCGGATACAGCGGTCGACATTGATGAACATTGCTTGACCTGTGCGACCGAAAACGCAGAGCGCAACGGCGTGACCATTGGCCGGACACTCCATGGCGATGCGCTGCGCGACCCCGCGCTGGCCGAGGATATCGGCGACGGGTATCAGATCATTGTCGCCAATATCGTGGCCGATGTCATCATTGGTATGGCGTCCCTGTTTTGGGACAAGCTAAATGCAGGCGGTACGCTCATCTGCTCGGGCATCCTCAACGAGCGGGCAGACGAGGTGCAGGACGCTTTGCAAAAGACCGGGTTTGCCATCCAGGAACGCCGCGCCAGCGACGATTGGACAGCGTTTACCGCACAAAAACCGGTGTAA
- a CDS encoding S41 family peptidase, whose product MKSRMRKTLALLLVLTFAIGSVSASAVSTITTKFDYVLQQIESNSLYTQDKGMSQSEIDQWNSYLTEHPDQFSKVINDYLATLDTHSMYLTKEEYEQGFSQLTGYVGVGLGMEQKPEGVFVSSVNRSGPAYVAGVQVGDRIVKIDGKDVTSLTSTDLSNLLRGELGTKLTLTIERNGTQMDFVLTRQQIQEEYVSSETVSDGVEYIRIEAMGSKNDLETFKQIWDGLDEKNTRAVILDLRSNGGGLVDDAWGMADAMIEQAGVYMGAIQWREDQGGLEKHYSTGGGLTLNEICVLVDGNTASAAELLTGILKEAAGAEVIGTTTYGKGQGQYHISMMDGSRLVITCMEMNLPQAGCWEGKGIEPTIKVTGSTSVQGYLQQLPALDTTATIRYGEQSEQVRALSGRLFLLGYTEGASDVFDTELLSGLRKFQKENGLTGRMVADPATLQAVAQKTTELGNGANQLDNAYYKALDLCKQAAAQPQRYTSLADGSWRAA is encoded by the coding sequence ATGAAATCCCGTATGCGAAAGACCCTTGCTCTGCTGCTGGTGCTGACCTTTGCGATCGGCAGCGTATCCGCCTCGGCGGTGAGCACGATTACCACCAAGTTTGATTATGTGCTCCAGCAGATCGAGAGCAACAGCCTGTACACCCAGGACAAAGGCATGAGCCAGTCCGAAATCGACCAGTGGAACAGCTATCTGACCGAACACCCCGACCAGTTCAGCAAAGTCATCAACGACTATCTGGCGACGCTGGACACCCATTCGATGTATCTGACCAAAGAGGAGTATGAACAGGGCTTTTCCCAGCTGACCGGCTATGTCGGTGTGGGACTGGGCATGGAACAAAAGCCTGAGGGCGTGTTTGTATCCAGTGTCAACCGCTCGGGTCCGGCGTATGTGGCCGGCGTACAGGTGGGCGACCGCATTGTAAAAATTGATGGCAAGGATGTCACCAGCCTGACCAGCACCGATCTGTCGAACCTGCTGCGCGGCGAACTGGGCACCAAGCTGACGCTCACCATCGAGCGAAACGGCACCCAGATGGACTTTGTCCTCACCCGGCAGCAGATTCAGGAGGAATATGTTTCTTCGGAAACCGTGTCGGACGGCGTGGAGTACATCCGCATCGAAGCCATGGGCTCGAAAAACGATTTGGAGACCTTCAAGCAGATCTGGGACGGTCTGGATGAAAAGAATACCCGCGCGGTCATTTTGGACCTGCGCTCCAATGGGGGCGGCCTGGTGGATGACGCCTGGGGCATGGCAGATGCCATGATCGAACAGGCGGGCGTTTATATGGGCGCTATCCAGTGGCGCGAGGACCAGGGCGGCTTGGAAAAGCATTATTCGACCGGCGGCGGTCTGACGCTCAATGAGATTTGCGTGCTGGTCGATGGCAATACCGCATCGGCAGCCGAACTGCTGACCGGCATCTTAAAGGAAGCGGCCGGCGCCGAAGTCATCGGTACGACGACGTACGGCAAGGGCCAGGGCCAGTATCACATCAGCATGATGGACGGTTCGCGTCTGGTCATCACCTGCATGGAGATGAACCTGCCCCAGGCAGGTTGCTGGGAAGGCAAGGGCATTGAGCCGACCATCAAGGTGACTGGCAGCACGTCGGTACAGGGTTACTTACAGCAGCTGCCCGCACTCGACACCACGGCGACCATCCGGTACGGCGAACAGTCCGAGCAGGTGCGCGCGCTGTCCGGGCGTCTGTTCCTGCTGGGATACACCGAGGGCGCAAGCGATGTGTTTGACACCGAACTGCTCAGCGGCCTGCGCAAGTTCCAGAAGGAGAACGGCCTGACCGGGCGTATGGTCGCCGACCCGGCGACTTTGCAGGCAGTCGCACAAAAGACGACCGAACTGGGCAACGGCGCAAACCAGCTGGACAATGCCTATTATAAGGCGCTCGACCTGTGCAAACAGGCAGCGGCGCAGCCGCAGCGTTACACCAGCCTGGCCGATGGCAGCTGGCGCGCGGCCTAA
- the argS gene encoding arginine--tRNA ligase, with translation MNVMENARQQAAAIVKAAYEKAVAQGELPQAGLPAVTAETPKDAANGDWASTVAMQCAKPLRMAPRKIAESLVKNMDLAGTCFEKVEIAGPGFMNFTYAPAWYQEAVRTTLTEGKDYGRTHVEKPEKIMVEFVSANPTGPMHMGNARGGVLGDCLAEVLDWAGADVTREFYINDAGNQVDKFAHSVEGRYIQELRGEDAIEFDPSWYQGADIKELAHMLVEQHGDKLLTMTPEERFDVIVNFGLPHNIAKMQKDLERYKIHYDVWFRESTLHDSGAVEETVKMLTDAGVTYEQDGALWLRSTDFGCDKDDVLRRANGFYTYFAADIAYHRNKFQTRGFDRVINIWGADHHGHVARLKKALDAIGLNGSERLEIVLMQLVRMMQGGEVVRMSKRTGKSLTLSDLLDEIPVDAARFFFNSRAAETQMEFDLDLAVKQDSDNPLYYVQYAHARICSVLRAAEEAGIALPDAAKTDLTVLTHEDEKALIKAIALLPEQILLAARDRDPSQLNKYGVSLASQFHRFYNACRINDAEPALRDARLALCMATVQTVKNVLHIIGVDAPEHM, from the coding sequence ATGAACGTGATGGAAAATGCAAGACAGCAGGCAGCGGCGATCGTCAAGGCTGCCTACGAAAAGGCGGTCGCTCAGGGCGAACTGCCGCAGGCCGGACTGCCGGCCGTAACGGCCGAGACCCCCAAGGATGCCGCCAACGGCGACTGGGCATCCACGGTTGCCATGCAGTGTGCCAAGCCGCTGCGCATGGCCCCGCGCAAGATCGCCGAGAGCCTGGTCAAGAACATGGACCTTGCAGGCACCTGTTTTGAAAAGGTCGAGATCGCAGGTCCGGGCTTTATGAACTTCACGTACGCCCCGGCCTGGTATCAGGAGGCCGTACGCACCACGCTGACCGAAGGCAAGGATTACGGCCGTACCCACGTCGAAAAGCCGGAAAAGATCATGGTCGAGTTCGTATCGGCCAACCCGACCGGCCCGATGCACATGGGCAACGCCCGCGGCGGCGTGCTGGGCGACTGTCTGGCCGAAGTGCTCGATTGGGCGGGCGCGGATGTGACACGCGAATTTTATATCAATGACGCGGGCAATCAGGTCGATAAGTTTGCCCATTCGGTCGAAGGCCGCTATATCCAGGAGCTGCGCGGCGAGGATGCCATCGAGTTCGACCCCTCGTGGTACCAGGGCGCAGACATTAAGGAGCTGGCGCATATGCTGGTCGAGCAGCACGGCGACAAGCTGCTCACCATGACGCCCGAGGAACGCTTTGACGTGATCGTAAACTTCGGTTTGCCGCACAACATCGCCAAGATGCAGAAGGACCTCGAGCGGTACAAGATTCACTATGATGTATGGTTCCGCGAATCGACGCTGCACGACTCAGGAGCGGTCGAGGAAACGGTCAAGATGCTCACCGATGCGGGCGTCACCTACGAGCAGGACGGCGCGCTGTGGCTGCGCTCGACCGATTTCGGCTGCGACAAGGACGATGTTCTGCGCCGCGCCAATGGGTTCTACACCTATTTTGCCGCCGACATCGCCTACCACCGCAACAAGTTCCAGACCCGCGGCTTTGACCGTGTTATCAACATCTGGGGCGCCGACCACCATGGCCATGTGGCCCGCCTGAAAAAGGCGCTCGACGCCATTGGCCTGAACGGTTCGGAGCGGCTGGAAATCGTCCTGATGCAGCTGGTGCGCATGATGCAGGGCGGCGAAGTCGTGCGTATGAGTAAGCGTACCGGCAAGAGCCTGACCCTTTCCGATCTGCTCGATGAGATTCCGGTCGATGCAGCCCGCTTCTTCTTTAACTCCCGCGCAGCCGAGACCCAGATGGAGTTTGATCTGGACCTCGCCGTCAAGCAGGACTCGGACAACCCGCTGTATTATGTACAGTACGCGCATGCGCGCATCTGCTCGGTGCTGCGCGCCGCCGAAGAGGCTGGCATCGCGCTGCCCGACGCAGCAAAGACCGACCTGACCGTCCTGACGCACGAGGATGAAAAGGCGCTCATCAAGGCCATTGCGCTGCTGCCCGAGCAGATTCTGCTGGCCGCTCGTGACCGCGACCCCTCGCAGCTGAATAAATATGGCGTTTCGCTGGCATCGCAGTTCCACCGGTTCTACAATGCCTGCCGTATCAACGATGCCGAGCCCGCCCTGCGCGATGCCCGTCTGGCGCTGTGCATGGCAACCGTGCAGACGGTCAAGAACGTGCTGCACATCATCGGCGTCGACGCACCTGAGCACATGTAA
- a CDS encoding DUF1934 domain-containing protein — protein sequence MKKDVLLSIASTQRFEGCEEEHIDLMTQARLYERHGKFYISYDESELTGLDGTRTTVKLDGDTVSMIRTGTYPSELLFAKGQRHVGLYQTEYGAITIATHTTQLDNSIGEYGGELSIDYTIEVDNSLVGRHRFRMSVAPISENLDN from the coding sequence ATGAAAAAGGACGTACTGTTGTCGATCGCTTCCACGCAGCGGTTTGAAGGCTGCGAAGAGGAGCACATCGACCTGATGACCCAGGCGCGGCTGTATGAGCGCCATGGGAAGTTTTATATCTCTTACGACGAAAGTGAACTGACCGGACTGGACGGTACCCGCACCACGGTCAAGCTGGACGGAGATACCGTGTCCATGATTCGCACGGGCACCTATCCGTCCGAGCTGCTCTTTGCCAAGGGCCAGCGCCATGTGGGCCTGTACCAGACCGAGTATGGGGCGATCACCATCGCCACCCATACCACCCAGCTGGACAACTCCATCGGCGAGTACGGCGGCGAGCTTTCGATCGATTACACCATTGAAGTGGACAATTCCCTGGTTGGGCGGCACCGGTTCCGCATGAGCGTGGCGCCGATCAGTGAAAATCTGGATAACTGA
- the murI gene encoding glutamate racemase encodes MDNRPIGVFDSGMGGLTTVRRMHEIMPHENIIYFGDTGRVPYGTRSPDAILHYTRQDVAFLRSFDIKAIVVACNTVSAVALETVASEIDVPMFGVVWPACRKAAETTRTGRIGVIGTAATVRSGVYERMLQRARPELEIFTKACPLFVPLVENGRVQPGDIVIETVVAEYLEELKQKGIDTLILGCTHYPLLHDVIAAYMGPEVRLIDSGAEVADFARRMLIPAQGQGKTRYFVSDDPECFRSLAGLFLHGEIADEVGRVDIAKY; translated from the coding sequence ATGGATAACAGACCGATCGGCGTATTCGATTCCGGGATGGGCGGCCTGACCACCGTGCGCCGGATGCACGAGATCATGCCGCATGAAAATATCATTTATTTTGGCGACACCGGGCGCGTCCCCTACGGCACGCGCTCGCCCGACGCCATTTTGCACTATACCCGCCAGGATGTGGCGTTTTTGCGCTCGTTCGACATCAAGGCCATTGTCGTGGCCTGCAATACCGTGTCGGCCGTGGCGCTCGAAACCGTGGCGAGCGAAATCGACGTGCCCATGTTCGGCGTCGTTTGGCCGGCCTGCCGCAAGGCGGCCGAAACCACCCGCACCGGCCGCATCGGCGTGATCGGCACCGCGGCGACCGTGCGCTCGGGCGTGTATGAACGCATGCTCCAGCGGGCGCGCCCCGAACTGGAGATTTTCACCAAGGCCTGTCCGTTGTTCGTGCCGCTGGTCGAAAACGGCCGCGTGCAGCCGGGCGACATCGTCATTGAGACCGTGGTGGCCGAATATCTGGAGGAACTGAAGCAAAAGGGCATCGATACCCTGATTCTGGGCTGCACCCATTATCCGCTGCTGCATGACGTGATCGCCGCTTATATGGGACCGGAGGTTCGTTTGATCGATTCGGGCGCCGAAGTGGCCGATTTTGCGCGGCGCATGCTCATCCCGGCCCAAGGACAGGGCAAGACCCGCTATTTTGTATCCGATGACCCGGAATGTTTCCGCAGCCTGGCCGGTCTGTTTTTGCATGGGGAGATCGCCGACGAGGTCGGCCGTGTGGACATTGCGAAATATTGA
- a CDS encoding D-alanine--D-alanine ligase family protein: protein MKLLILFGGLSSEHEVSRVSASSIVRNADKEKYDLVTVGITKDGRWLLYENPDPDKMASGAWEQDACIPALLSADRSVHGLTILRDGAAQTMRIDCCFPVLHGFGGEDGTIQGLLTLAGIPFVGPGVAASANSMDKSLTKVLVDRAGVRQAAYYVALRADFEKDAQALMQGVMHTLSHFPVFIKPCSSGSSVGVHKATDLETLREGLEEAFHWDEKVMVEEFIAGREIEVAVMGNTEPVASLAGEIAPTQEFYTYDAKYKDESSALYIPARIPEEAMQTVRQNALRVYQAMGCRGLSRVDFFCTFENNEIIFNEINTIPGFTSISMYPKLFGHAGYSYPALIDALVDLAMEAQHG, encoded by the coding sequence ATGAAGCTTTTGATTCTATTTGGCGGACTGTCGAGCGAACACGAAGTCTCGCGTGTTTCGGCGTCGTCGATTGTGCGCAATGCAGATAAAGAGAAATATGACCTGGTGACCGTGGGCATCACCAAGGATGGCCGCTGGCTGCTGTATGAAAACCCCGACCCGGACAAAATGGCGTCGGGCGCGTGGGAGCAGGACGCCTGCATCCCGGCGCTGCTGTCGGCCGACCGTTCGGTGCACGGGCTGACCATCCTGCGCGACGGCGCGGCCCAAACCATGCGCATCGACTGCTGCTTCCCGGTGCTGCACGGCTTTGGCGGCGAGGACGGCACCATCCAGGGCCTGCTGACCCTGGCCGGAATCCCGTTTGTCGGTCCGGGTGTGGCGGCGTCGGCCAACTCGATGGACAAAAGCCTGACCAAGGTGCTGGTCGACCGCGCCGGCGTCCGGCAGGCGGCTTATTATGTTGCGCTGCGCGCCGACTTTGAAAAAGATGCGCAGGCGCTCATGCAGGGCGTCATGCATACGCTGAGCCATTTCCCGGTGTTCATCAAGCCCTGCTCGTCCGGTTCTTCGGTGGGCGTACATAAGGCGACCGATTTGGAGACCCTGCGCGAAGGCTTGGAAGAGGCGTTCCACTGGGACGAAAAGGTCATGGTCGAGGAATTCATCGCGGGCCGTGAGATCGAAGTTGCGGTAATGGGCAACACCGAGCCGGTGGCCAGCCTTGCGGGCGAAATCGCACCGACCCAGGAATTTTATACCTATGACGCTAAGTATAAGGACGAATCTTCGGCGCTTTATATCCCGGCGCGCATCCCGGAGGAGGCCATGCAGACCGTGCGGCAGAATGCGCTGCGGGTCTATCAGGCCATGGGCTGCCGCGGCCTGTCCCGCGTGGACTTCTTCTGCACCTTTGAAAACAATGAGATCATCTTCAATGAGATCAATACCATTCCGGGTTTTACTTCGATCAGTATGTACCCCAAGCTGTTCGGCCATGCAGGCTATTCCTATCCGGCGCTGATCGATGCGCTGGTAGACCTCGCCATGGAGGCACAGCATGGATAA
- a CDS encoding PadR family transcriptional regulator: MSFPISASLLDAIVLAIVSREDTYGYRITQDVRQVMEVSDSTLYPVLRRLLKDGCLSTHDQAVDGRIRRYYHITPIGRMRLAEALKDWAAYRDSIEKVFFGG, translated from the coding sequence ATGTCGTTTCCGATCTCCGCGTCCCTGCTGGACGCGATTGTACTGGCCATCGTGTCCCGGGAGGACACCTATGGCTACCGGATCACCCAGGATGTGCGGCAGGTGATGGAGGTTTCCGATTCCACCCTGTATCCGGTCCTGCGGCGGCTGCTCAAAGACGGCTGCCTGTCCACACACGATCAGGCGGTGGACGGCCGTATCCGGCGTTACTATCACATCACCCCGATCGGCCGCATGCGGCTGGCCGAAGCGCTCAAGGATTGGGCCGCCTATCGGGATTCGATCGAAAAAGTATTTTTCGGAGGGTAA
- a CDS encoding DUF1700 domain-containing protein, giving the protein MNKKEFFAALRRALAALPDEERDNVIKYYEDYFLDAEGESDEEIIRGLGDPQKIAEDILRDYRELQPRSGSASGGAKTAARRTGISPWLLIVLVLLAVPTALLFGIPLAGGLLGVIVGLVGAVVGVIVAAVVALAALPAGLVLAGLALCFFSFFVWATPASAVLTLGVGLVLLAVGGLVTLLIIKILRLVVPPVCRGIVNGIRWICGKIRGLFR; this is encoded by the coding sequence ATGAACAAAAAGGAGTTTTTCGCCGCCTTGCGTCGGGCGCTTGCCGCGCTGCCGGATGAAGAGCGGGATAATGTGATAAAATACTACGAAGACTATTTCCTGGATGCCGAAGGGGAAAGCGACGAGGAGATCATCCGCGGGCTGGGCGACCCGCAAAAGATCGCCGAGGACATTCTGCGCGATTACCGCGAATTGCAGCCCCGGTCGGGCAGCGCATCGGGCGGCGCCAAAACAGCGGCGCGCCGCACGGGCATCAGCCCCTGGCTGCTGATCGTGCTGGTGCTGCTGGCCGTCCCGACTGCCCTATTGTTCGGCATCCCGCTCGCAGGAGGACTGCTCGGGGTGATCGTCGGTCTGGTGGGCGCTGTGGTCGGTGTCATCGTGGCAGCCGTTGTGGCTCTGGCCGCCCTGCCGGCCGGACTGGTGCTTGCGGGCCTTGCCCTGTGTTTCTTTTCCTTTTTCGTCTGGGCGACCCCGGCGTCAGCCGTGCTCACGCTCGGCGTGGGTCTGGTGCTGCTCGCAGTCGGCGGTCTGGTCACGCTGCTCATCATTAAGATCCTGCGTCTGGTCGTGCCACCGGTATGCCGGGGCATCGTGAACGGCATCCGCTGGATCTGCGGCAAAATAAGGGGGTTATTCCGATGA
- a CDS encoding PspC domain-containing protein, with the protein MQGKKLFRSQVNRMLCGVCGGLGEYFNIDPTIVRLLFAVVCVCSCFTGIILYIIAAVIMPEEAS; encoded by the coding sequence ATGCAAGGGAAAAAGCTTTTCCGCAGCCAGGTAAACCGCATGCTCTGCGGCGTATGCGGTGGTCTGGGCGAATATTTCAACATTGATCCTACCATTGTGCGGCTGCTGTTTGCCGTTGTCTGCGTGTGCAGCTGCTTTACGGGGATCATCTTGTATATCATTGCGGCTGTCATCATGCCCGAGGAAGCGTCCTGA
- the thiS gene encoding sulfur carrier protein ThiS encodes MIQVNGQSTALEPGTSVEALLQSRGLDPARVAVERNGAIVRRADFAQTLLADGDKIEIVHFVGGG; translated from the coding sequence ATGATCCAAGTAAACGGCCAATCGACCGCCCTGGAGCCTGGGACGAGCGTCGAAGCGCTGCTTCAAAGCCGGGGGCTGGACCCGGCGCGGGTAGCGGTCGAACGAAACGGCGCCATTGTGCGCCGCGCCGATTTTGCACAAACGCTGCTTGCCGACGGCGACAAAATCGAAATCGTCCATTTTGTCGGGGGCGGCTGA
- the thiF gene encoding sulfur carrier protein ThiS adenylyltransferase ThiF, which produces MVTKEQLTNALIARHGAENQQILARATVGIAGLGGLGSHIAVSLARLGVGHLVLADFDTVDITNLNRQHYFLRHLGRPKAEALYEQLADINPYQHYIARTVRVTADNACTLFAGCDVICEAFDQADQKAMLTEAILTGLPDTPLVSGSGMAGWGSANAIETVRRFGHFYVCGDGESDIADGVGLTAPRVAVCAAHQATMVMRLLLGQTNP; this is translated from the coding sequence ATGGTCACCAAAGAACAACTGACAAATGCCCTGATTGCCCGGCATGGCGCGGAAAACCAGCAAATCCTCGCCCGCGCCACGGTCGGCATCGCCGGACTGGGCGGTCTGGGCTCGCATATCGCGGTATCCCTGGCCCGACTGGGGGTCGGGCATCTGGTGCTGGCCGATTTTGACACGGTCGACATCACCAACTTAAACCGCCAGCACTATTTTCTCCGGCATCTGGGCCGCCCCAAAGCCGAAGCACTCTATGAACAACTGGCGGACATCAATCCCTATCAGCATTATATCGCACGCACCGTCCGCGTGACCGCGGACAACGCCTGTACCCTGTTTGCCGGGTGTGACGTCATCTGCGAGGCCTTTGACCAGGCCGACCAGAAGGCTATGCTGACCGAAGCCATCCTGACCGGCCTGCCGGACACGCCGCTGGTGTCCGGTTCGGGCATGGCGGGCTGGGGCTCGGCCAATGCCATTGAGACCGTGCGCCGATTCGGACATTTTTACGTCTGCGGCGACGGCGAAAGCGACATTGCAGACGGCGTCGGGCTGACTGCGCCGCGAGTGGCCGTGTGCGCCGCCCATCAGGCGACCATGGTCATGCGCCTGCTGCTGGGGCAAACCAATCCATAA
- a CDS encoding thiazole synthase has product MKDDKLILGGHEFTSRFILGSGKYSLDLIRAAVEHAGAQIITLALRRANSDTDNILDHIPQGVTLLPNTSGARTAEEAVRIARLARECGCGDFVKIEIMRDSKYLLPDNQATIKATEILANEGFVVMPYMYPDLNVARDLVNAGAACVMPLGAPIGSNKGLATRDFIRILIDEIELPIIVDAGIGRPSQACEAMEMGAAAVMANTAIATAGDIPAMAEAFKKAIEAGRTAYLSGLGRVIEHGASASSPLTGFLAD; this is encoded by the coding sequence ATGAAGGACGACAAACTGATTTTAGGCGGGCATGAATTTACCTCCCGCTTTATCTTAGGTTCGGGCAAATATTCGCTCGATCTCATCCGCGCTGCGGTCGAGCACGCAGGCGCGCAGATCATCACCCTCGCACTGCGCCGCGCGAACTCGGACACCGACAACATTCTCGACCACATCCCGCAGGGCGTCACCCTGCTGCCCAACACCTCGGGCGCACGCACCGCCGAGGAAGCCGTGCGCATCGCGCGTCTGGCGCGCGAATGCGGCTGCGGCGACTTTGTCAAAATCGAAATTATGCGCGACAGCAAATACCTGCTGCCCGACAACCAGGCGACCATCAAAGCCACCGAAATCCTGGCAAACGAAGGGTTTGTCGTCATGCCGTATATGTACCCAGACCTCAACGTTGCGCGCGACCTGGTGAATGCGGGCGCAGCCTGCGTGATGCCGCTCGGCGCGCCGATTGGCTCGAATAAAGGTCTGGCGACCCGCGACTTTATCCGCATCCTGATCGACGAGATCGAGCTACCGATCATCGTGGACGCGGGCATCGGCCGTCCGAGCCAGGCGTGCGAAGCCATGGAAATGGGCGCTGCTGCTGTGATGGCCAACACCGCCATCGCCACGGCGGGCGACATTCCGGCCATGGCCGAAGCGTTCAAGAAAGCCATCGAAGCCGGCCGCACGGCCTATCTGTCCGGCCTGGGCCGCGTCATTGAGCACGGCGCGTCGGCTTCCTCTCCGCTGACCGGCTTTTTGGCCGACTAA
- the thiH gene encoding 2-iminoacetate synthase ThiH, whose amino-acid sequence MENQTNQPMEGIEVVEVKNKTDHMAYMPGMEQIDPTIRNQVVAARDSYDETAYTAADVRAALDADIRTPEHFAALLSPAAAPFLEEMAEKARQEKRRYFGDNVYLFTPIYISNYCENYCIYCGFNCHNKIRRAKLDMPAIEREMAAIAQTGLEEILILTGESRSMSDVKYIGEACKIARKYFKMVGIEVYPMNSDEYAYLHECGVDYVTVFQETYHADRYEQLHLAGHKRVFPYRIEAQERALMGGMRGVAFAALLGLDDFRRDAFATGMHAYLLQRKYPHAEISFSCPRLRPIVNNDKINPKDVHERQLLQVMCAYRLFMPFAGMTISTRERAGFRDRVIDIAATKISAGVSTGIGGHTGEEEGDDQFEIADNRTVDEVVAAIQTQGLQPVMNDYVYV is encoded by the coding sequence ATGGAGAACCAGACCAACCAGCCCATGGAGGGTATTGAAGTCGTTGAAGTCAAGAACAAGACCGACCATATGGCCTATATGCCCGGTATGGAGCAGATCGACCCGACCATCCGTAATCAGGTGGTCGCCGCGCGCGACAGCTACGACGAAACCGCCTACACCGCCGCCGATGTGCGCGCCGCGCTGGACGCGGACATCCGCACGCCCGAACACTTTGCCGCCCTGCTCTCGCCCGCGGCTGCGCCCTTCCTCGAGGAGATGGCCGAAAAGGCCCGGCAGGAAAAGCGCCGCTACTTCGGCGATAATGTCTATCTGTTCACGCCTATTTATATCTCCAACTACTGCGAAAACTACTGCATCTATTGCGGTTTTAACTGCCACAACAAAATCCGTCGCGCCAAACTCGATATGCCGGCCATCGAGCGCGAAATGGCGGCCATCGCCCAGACCGGACTGGAGGAAATCCTCATCCTCACGGGCGAAAGCCGCTCGATGAGCGATGTGAAATACATCGGCGAAGCGTGCAAGATCGCGCGCAAGTATTTCAAAATGGTCGGCATTGAGGTCTATCCGATGAACTCGGACGAATATGCCTATCTGCACGAGTGCGGTGTCGACTATGTGACCGTATTCCAGGAGACCTATCATGCCGACCGCTATGAGCAGCTGCATCTGGCAGGCCATAAGCGCGTGTTCCCCTATCGCATCGAGGCGCAGGAGCGCGCCCTGATGGGCGGCATGCGCGGCGTAGCCTTCGCCGCCCTACTCGGCCTGGACGATTTCCGCCGCGACGCCTTTGCGACCGGCATGCACGCCTATCTCTTGCAGCGCAAGTATCCGCACGCCGAGATCTCGTTCTCCTGCCCGCGGCTGCGCCCGATCGTCAACAACGATAAAATCAACCCCAAGGACGTACACGAGCGTCAGCTGTTGCAGGTCATGTGCGCCTATCGTCTGTTCATGCCGTTTGCCGGTATGACCATCTCGACCCGCGAACGCGCGGGCTTCCGCGACCGGGTCATCGACATCGCGGCCACCAAGATTTCGGCCGGGGTATCCACCGGCATCGGCGGTCACACGGGCGAAGAGGAGGGCGACGACCAGTTCGAGATCGCGGACAACCGCACGGTCGACGAGGTTGTGGCCGCCATCCAGACGCAAGGCTTGCAGCCGGTGATGAACGACTATGTCTACGTTTGA